Proteins from a single region of Cydia strobilella chromosome 2, ilCydStro3.1, whole genome shotgun sequence:
- the LOC134754114 gene encoding uncharacterized protein LOC134754114 isoform X2 — MENQDVSHSPEKEDTVKQQQDEAERKIKLVLEDDAGPSQTNDLPGAIPFKANHPLKLSKSEQSFRQIYTHKDGAPLDLTSISFGPQVRDVNIANTKDLNGDETNKNDSMLVDIKKFMASYFRVDRENQVAISEVQNTALSTVSGMQDDTNCVTAAQTEDKSSAPANVIVTNQPAPDPNLSKSGSENKKKTSGTLSERSGFAVVQRDSLSSIGSNVCRICMTRGRERLISPCNCKGSLANVHLTCLERWLNQVGRNHCELCGFSYPAIRTPRYTVLQALRLWFGNPRNRSHLQSDCLIFWLLSTVTAGLLAVCIVGTQYFVIEGNKFGISHRITETAMDFFMAIVLCGYSVTVYLLCKDHYVLWSRWRRANVHVRLLLAADADPVPFVPRPYNNIV, encoded by the exons ATGGAAAATCAGGACGTGTCACATTCTCCAGAAAAAGAAGATACTGTCAAACAACAACAAGATGAAGCAGAAAGGAAAATCAAACTAGTGCTCGAAGACGACGCTGGACCTTCACAAACAAACGATCTACCTGGAGCAATACCTTTTAAAGCAAACCACCCGCTGAAGCTGTCTAAGTCCGAGCAAAGCTTTAGACAAATATACACACATAAAGATGGAGCACCACTTGACCTAACCTCTATAAGCTTCGGGCCACAAGTACGCGATGTAAACATAGCCAATACTAAAGATTTAAACGGggatgaaacaaataaaaacgaTTCCATGTTAGttgacataaaaaaattcatggCATCGTATTTTAGAGTCGATAGAGAGAATCAGGTTGCTATAAGTGAAGTCCAGAACACAGCATTGAGTACTGTATCGGGTATGCAAGATGATACCAATTGTGTCACGGCCGCTCAGACGGAAGACAAATCGTCTGCACCTGCGAATGTGATAGTGACCAACCAGCCAGCACCAGATCCAAACTTATCGAAGTCTGGTTCGGagaacaagaaaaaaacttCGGGAACTCTGTCTGAGAGGTCTGGCTTTGCAGTTGTGCAAAGGGACTCGTTGTCAAGTATTGGATCAAACGTTTGCAGAATTTGTATGACTCGAGGCAGGGAAAG ATTGATATCACCGTGCAACTGCAAAGGGTCCTTGGCAAACGTGCATTTGACTTGCCTGGAGCGATGGCTGAACCAAGTCGGGAGGAACCATTGTGAACTTTGTGGATTTAG CTACCCGGCCATCCGCACGCCTCGCTACACTGTGCTGCAAGCCCTACGCCTGTGGTTCGGCAACCCGCGAAACAGGAGCCATTTGCAG TCCGACTGCTTAATATTCTGGCTGCTGTCCACCGTGACCGCGGGCCTGCTCGCCGTCTGCATCGTTGGCACGCAGTACTTCGTCATTGAGGGCAACAAATTTG GCATATCGCACCGCATAACCGAGACCGCAATGGACTTCTTCATGGCGATAGTGTTGTGCGGGTACTCTGTGACGGTGTACCTGCTGTGCAAGGACCACTACGTGTTGTGGAGTCGCTGGCGGCGTGCTAACGTGCACGTGCGCCTGCTGCTGGCCGCCGACGCCGACCCGGTGCCCTTCGTGCCGAGGCCGTACAACAATATAGTGTGA
- the LOC134754114 gene encoding uncharacterized protein LOC134754114 isoform X1 has product MENQDVSHSPEKEDTVKQQQDEAERKIKLVLEDDAGPSQTNDLPGAIPFKANHPLKLSKSEQSFRQIYTHKDGAPLDLTSISFGPQVRDVNIANTKDLNGDETNKNDSMLVDIKKFMASYFRVDRENQVAISEVQNTALSTVSGMQDDTNCVTAAQTEDKSSAPANVIVTNQPAPDPNLSKSGSENKKKTSGTLSERSGFAVVQRDSLSSIGSNVCRICMTRGRERLISPCNCKGSLANVHLTCLERWLNQVGRNHCELCGFSYPAIRTPRYTVLQALRLWFGNPRNRSHLQSDCLIFWLLSTVTAGLLAVCIVGTQYFVIEGNKFGKIHGIARKEEGISHRITETAMDFFMAIVLCGYSVTVYLLCKDHYVLWSRWRRANVHVRLLLAADADPVPFVPRPYNNIV; this is encoded by the exons ATGGAAAATCAGGACGTGTCACATTCTCCAGAAAAAGAAGATACTGTCAAACAACAACAAGATGAAGCAGAAAGGAAAATCAAACTAGTGCTCGAAGACGACGCTGGACCTTCACAAACAAACGATCTACCTGGAGCAATACCTTTTAAAGCAAACCACCCGCTGAAGCTGTCTAAGTCCGAGCAAAGCTTTAGACAAATATACACACATAAAGATGGAGCACCACTTGACCTAACCTCTATAAGCTTCGGGCCACAAGTACGCGATGTAAACATAGCCAATACTAAAGATTTAAACGGggatgaaacaaataaaaacgaTTCCATGTTAGttgacataaaaaaattcatggCATCGTATTTTAGAGTCGATAGAGAGAATCAGGTTGCTATAAGTGAAGTCCAGAACACAGCATTGAGTACTGTATCGGGTATGCAAGATGATACCAATTGTGTCACGGCCGCTCAGACGGAAGACAAATCGTCTGCACCTGCGAATGTGATAGTGACCAACCAGCCAGCACCAGATCCAAACTTATCGAAGTCTGGTTCGGagaacaagaaaaaaacttCGGGAACTCTGTCTGAGAGGTCTGGCTTTGCAGTTGTGCAAAGGGACTCGTTGTCAAGTATTGGATCAAACGTTTGCAGAATTTGTATGACTCGAGGCAGGGAAAG ATTGATATCACCGTGCAACTGCAAAGGGTCCTTGGCAAACGTGCATTTGACTTGCCTGGAGCGATGGCTGAACCAAGTCGGGAGGAACCATTGTGAACTTTGTGGATTTAG CTACCCGGCCATCCGCACGCCTCGCTACACTGTGCTGCAAGCCCTACGCCTGTGGTTCGGCAACCCGCGAAACAGGAGCCATTTGCAG TCCGACTGCTTAATATTCTGGCTGCTGTCCACCGTGACCGCGGGCCTGCTCGCCGTCTGCATCGTTGGCACGCAGTACTTCGTCATTGAGGGCAACAAATTTGGTAAGATACACGGAATTGCCCGGAAAGAGGAAg GCATATCGCACCGCATAACCGAGACCGCAATGGACTTCTTCATGGCGATAGTGTTGTGCGGGTACTCTGTGACGGTGTACCTGCTGTGCAAGGACCACTACGTGTTGTGGAGTCGCTGGCGGCGTGCTAACGTGCACGTGCGCCTGCTGCTGGCCGCCGACGCCGACCCGGTGCCCTTCGTGCCGAGGCCGTACAACAATATAGTGTGA